The nucleotide sequence AAAGCCAAACAGAACGAGGTCATCGAAGAAACGTCCAAATTAAAGGATGCACAGACCTGGGTGGGAACCCAGATGGTGGCCGCCAATGATGTTCAGAATAAAATACTGAAGGGATTGAAGGAGGTTTCGGGAACCTTACAGAATGGAATCCAGGTACAGGAAATTTATTCCGAACTGAATAAATGTTATACCTATTCCTCACAGGTGGTGCAGCTGGCATCACAGCATCCGCAGTATGCCATATTCGGCGTAAAAGCTTCGCAGAAAACCTACGAGCAAAGCCTGAAGATCGTAACCGATGTAACGGATATCCTGGCATCGGGAGAATTAAACCTGGCCACTGCAGGAGACCGTTACAAAATCCTGCACAATATTTCAGGAAATGTGAAAAGCCTCAAGCTCTGGCTTCTTGCCATTAAGCTGAGACTGGAAAAAGCCAACAGGCTGGGATTCTGGAATTCCATCAATCCTTTTGCAGGATACATCAATACCGATAAGGCCATTGTGGATGATATTATGAACCGCTACAAACGGAATTTTTAATGCAAAAACCGATGAAAAAGAAACTAATCACTTTTCTGTTCCTTGCGGCAAGTTATTTCCTGCTGACATCTTCTGGAGGTGGATCAACCCCTGCCTGGCAACAGGAGAATGTGTCTTTTCCAATGATGGATATTGAGATTAATGCCACGATGAAGGAACACGACCGACAGAAAGAGATGCGGCAAAAGCAAACCCTAAATGCCTCGGTCGAAACGGCCAACCAGTCTCAATGGAAGAACTTCAAAGACAAAGTGACCAAGATTCAGGACAGACTGCGTATTGTGTCATTTGCCATTCAGGCTATTCCTGCAGGTGTTGCCGTGAGCAGGGAAATCACCAAGATCACGGATAACCAGACTGCCATTATCAACGAGATCAATACAGCGCCTTACTCTATTATCGTAGTACTGCCTTCACAGGTGCAGTTTGTGGATGACCTTCAAATGACCTTACGGTTACTCACCGGAATCATTTTATCATACGGGGCCATCAACCAGATGGAACAATCGGAACGCAAAGTCTTACTCGACTACGCCTTGGGTGAGGTCAAAACACTCAGCAGGAATTCCACGCATATGCTTCTGAAAATAAGGGATATCAAAGCTAAGGTCTTGCGAAACAAAAGAGCCTTCCAGTATTATGTCAACAGGGACCGACAGGTTGTGGAAAATATTACGAACCACATCAAATCCTTTTAACAATGAAGAAAATAATAATCTTTGGAACATTCCTCTGTGGCGTAACTCGTGTTACTAGCCAGCAGATCGTGATCAACGATAAACTGCTCTCACAGATCACCGTCAATCACGGCGTACGACTGGCCAGCGAGCAGGCATTCCTGGATTCTTACAAGAAGCAGAAAGAACTCTACGACGAGATCAACAATAAAACAATGCAGGTGATCGCCATTCAGGAGTACATCTATCAGCAGCTGAAGAATGTGGACTCAGCACTGACCCAAAGCAAAAAGCTGATCTATCTCTACCAGTACCTGGGAAAGATCGTCAGCAATTCCAATAAAATGCTGGATCTGTCTGCACAGCATCCCGAGTATGCCGTCCTGGTTTCAAAATATTATGTTGAGATCGGAAAACAGGTGGTAAAGCTCCAGCAGGAGGTGACGCAGGATATTCTGAACGAGGATAAGGATTTCCTGATGGATGCGATGGACCGTGAGATGCTGATCGAAAAAGTGTTTACGCGGGTGAGGAATATTCACGGAAACATCCTCTATATCATTCTGAGACTGGAAAATGCGAGGAAGATCCCGTACCTGTACCAGGTGCCGGTCCTCAGGAATTACATCAACATTGACAGGGCGATCGTCGGAGATATCATGACTAAATACAAATACATCTTCAATTAAGAATTATGGAAACAGTATTGAAAAAAATACAGCTGTTACAACTTCTGCTGGCTACCCTTCTGATGTTCGGGCAAGTCAGTGTCAAGAGGCTGAATGATCCTTCCATTGTAGCACAGCACAAACGTATGACTTTTGAGAGTTGGGGCGACTGGCGGCCTTACCCTAAATATTTTCTGGGCATCCAGACCAATTTTGCCTATGCGACGGTCTGGGGAATATGGGCTCCCAAGATCAACAGGGATTATAAGGACGGTGACGATATCCGTCCGTTGAAACCAACCGGAGAACAAAATTTACGGTTCGCACAACTAAAATTCCAGGAAGAGGAAGCTAAGAAGATCAAGGCTGCGTCCGACACGATCTACAAAAGAAGTGTTCAGGATCTGGCGCACTGGACTTCGGCCACGGTTGATGCGGACCCGCTATGGCTGCTGTACTACAAACGAATGCTCAAGCCTATTACTGAATTTCCGGACACGCCGCAGAATTTTATCGAATGGCGGCTGAAAGATGAACCCACTTACAAAGCACTAAACGAGACCGGCACCTTAAAAAGATTACAGGAAGAACTGGACCTGATTAAGGAAAAATATTCAATGTCAAGGTCAATGGATATGCCAAGGGGAAAACGCTTTATCATGTATCACGAAACCCTTATCCGGTGGCGGAAATTTGTGCAGGAACTCAGAAAGTACAATAACCGAGCAACCCTGCTTCTGGATTATAAAAACATCCTGAACAGCCATTTGCCAACCGCATTGCCAACACAATGGACGCCCGCTTCAGACAGGGGAATTGTTCAAAATGTTATGCAGCACTATAAACACAGATATTAAAAATGAATAAGAAAAGAACACTAACGTTTTGCCTTTTGGCAATAGTACTGCCGGTCCTCGCCTTTGCGCAGACCGATGGCGATTACAGCAACCTGCTTCAGTTTCTGAAGGGTGACGGCGCTTTTGAAAAGTGGTTTATGGAGGTGTTTACCAAACTGGACACCAGCATTCAGGACAGCGCTCAAGGTTCCGCATTGGTCGGAAGAGCTATCGGAGGGCTCGGTGTATTGATGTATCTCGGTTATATGGGCTGGCAGATGGCTGCCGGAGACCGGGAATGGGAAATTACCCCGATGCTTAAACCGATCCTAATTGGGTTTACCCTGGTCTATTGGACGGGATTTGTCAATCTGATACAGGCCCCGTTCGAGGCCATCGCCGAACCCGGCATTGCTATTTTCAGCGATATCGAATCCGAGGTCAATGACCTGAGGATTCAGCGGTTCAAAAAACAACAGCAATTGTTGGATGCGGTCATTAAGCTCAATGCCGAGGAAGATGCCAAGCAGGAGGTCATTAACAATACTTCGAAAGATGCAGATGATTCGTGGTTTGATATCAGCGACGGGATTGATAAGCTTCTGCAGCCTATCAAGGAATGGCAGATCAGGATGCAGTTCCAGATGCAGAAACTCGTGGCTGAAGTGATCGAGTTTGTCTGTCTTTCTGTTCTCAGGACTTGTGTTTACCTGATATTCTTTATCCAGAAGATCTGGGCATACATTCTAATCATTTTAGGTCCCATTGCAGTCGGAATGGCGCTGGTACCGGGATTTGAAAACTCGCTGTACAGCTGGATTTCCAAATTCATCAATATCAACCTTTACACATTTGTGGCCTACACGATCATCAATATCGGGCAGCAGCTTATTGCTTCAGGATACACGATGGAAATCGAGCGTTACGACACTTTATTGACCAACGGCACAGTGACCAACCTGGATGCCTTAATGGTTTATGTGAGTAATTCCGGGATGATCTACAATCAGCTTTTTACCTGTGTCGCTTATATCGTGACCGGTATCGGTGTTCTGATGACCCCGACCATTGCTGATACGATTGTAACTGCAGGCGGAGCAGGTGCCATGACGAAAATGAAACAAGCCGCCGGAAAAGTGGCAAGCAGTGCTAAAACAGCGGTATTGACTGTGAAAACAGGCGGAGCTGCCGCAGCGGCATCGGCTGCGAAATCAGCCGCAGCAGGTACTGCATCGGGAAGAGTTCAGGACGCAATGAAAAACACAAAATAAGTCTCATCAAAAATTGAAATGATGGGTTACTACCAACCAACAACAATCAACCAACAACTACAATAAGATGCTTATCAAAAATATAGAACAGCGAATCAAGATCAATAAGATCGTATCCTTATCAGCCATTGGCTTTGCCGTATTCATTGTTATTGCCGGGTTTTTCTTTTCCTATCGGATGATCCAGGATTCCCGCAAATCGATTTATGTTCTGGATAATGGAGTTCCGGTATTGGCTAAGCAAACGGATGTGCTGTTAAACCGTCCGGTTGAATACAAAGCCCAAATCGAATTGTTCCACCGCCTTTTTTTCACATTAGCTCCCGATGATACCTATATCAAGGAAAATATTCAGAAGTCATTGTATCTCATTGATGACAGTGGGAAGAAGGAATACACCAATCTCAGGGAAAAAGGATTTTATAACCAGATCGTGGCTTCAAGCTCAATGGTCAGCATGCACGCGGATTCGATCAGCCTCAATATGGAACAGAACAAATTTCAATTCTTTGGAAAGCAGATGATCACCCGAAAATCTTCGGTTATCACCCGGAAACTTATTACCGAAGGATTTTTTGAGGATATCATCCGAAGCCCCAACAATCCTCACGGCGTTCTGCTGAAGAACTGGCGCATCATCGATAATGAGGA is from Epilithonimonas vandammei and encodes:
- the traK gene encoding conjugative transposon protein TraK produces the protein MLIKNIEQRIKINKIVSLSAIGFAVFIVIAGFFFSYRMIQDSRKSIYVLDNGVPVLAKQTDVLLNRPVEYKAQIELFHRLFFTLAPDDTYIKENIQKSLYLIDDSGKKEYTNLREKGFYNQIVASSSMVSMHADSISLNMEQNKFQFFGKQMITRKSSVITRKLITEGFFEDIIRSPNNPHGVLLKNWRIIDNEELSNQTKNSY